DNA sequence from the Caloranaerobacter sp. TR13 genome:
TGCTTAAGAAAGAGAGTTACAGAATTAGAAAATATTATTTACAACTTGGAGGGAGGAAAAAATAATGAAACTTTATAATACTTTGACAAGAGCTAAAGATGAATTTAAGCCAATAAATTCTAATAAAGTTACAATGTATGTATGTGGTCCGACAGTTTATAATTATATTCACGTAGGAAATGCAAGACCATTAGTAGTATTCGATGTATTAAGAAGATATTTTGAGTACAAAGGGTATGATGTTGATTATATTGTGAATTTTACAGATATTGATGACAAGATGATAAAAAAAGCTAATGAAGAAGGTACGACTGTTAAAGAAGTAGCAGATAGGTTTATAAATGAATATTTTATAGATGCTAAAGGACTTTTATTAAAAGAGGAAACTACAAGCCATCCTAGAGCAACTGAGTATATTTCTGATATTATTGAGTTCATTAAAGGTTTAGAAGAAAAGGGATATGCTTATAGTGTAAATGGTAATGTATATTTTGATACAACTAAAATGAAGGATTATGGCAAACTTTCAAAGAAAAATATAGAGGAGCTTATTGCAGGAGCTAGAATAGAGGTAAGTCAAGAAAAAAGAAATCCTACCGATTTTGCGCTTTGGAAGAAAGAAAAGCCAGGTGAACCTTCATGGGATAGCCCATGGGGTAAAGGAAGACCAGGATGGCATATTGAATGTTCTGTTATGGCAAGAAAATTATTAGGAGATACGATAGATATTCATGCAGGTGGTGAAGATTTACAATTTCCACATCATGAGAATGAAATAGCTCAAAGTGAGAGCTTAAATGGAAAACCATTTGCTAACTATTGGCTTCATAATGCAATGGTAAATGTAGATGATCAAAAAATGTCTAAATCAATGATGAATTTCTTTACAGTTAGAGAAATTAGTAAAGAATTTGATTTGGAAGTATTAAGATTCTTCATATTATCAGCTCATTACAGAAGTCCAATAAATTTTAGTAAAGAACTTGTAAAACAGGCTAAAAACGGATTAGATAGATTATATAATGGAAAGAGAAATTTAGAACATTTAATGGAAATGAGCAAAGATGAAGAATTACTAGATAATGATAAAAAGATAATTCAAGATATTGATAGATTTAGAGAAAAGTTTATATCAAGCATGGAAGATGATTTGAATACTGCAGATGCTATTTCTGCACTGTTTGAATTAGTTAGATATGCAAATACTAATATTAATGCAGAAAGTCCTAAAGAAGTTGTGAAAAAAGCCTATAATACATTAATGGAGTTAAGTGGTATTTTAGGAATACTTTCAAAGAAAGAAGAAATAGTTGATGAAGAGATTATAAAACTTATTGAGGAGAGAAATAAAGCAAGAAAAGAAAAGAACTATCAATTAGCAGATAAGATAAGAGATGAATTGAAAGAAAAAGGGATACTTCTTGAAGATACTAAAGAAGGTACAAAATGGAGGAGAATATAGCAATATGACAGATGACTATCTTAATATAGGGTTTTTTAGAGATAAAGGCTGGGAGAAAAATAAGGTTAAAATGCTATCTCCTTTACAATTAGCTTACATTGGGGATGCTATTTATGAGTTATTAATAAGAACATATTTATTAAGTAAAAAAAATATTTCTGTAAATGAATTGCATAAAGAAGCTATCAGATATGTTAAAGCTAAGGCACAAGCTAATATTGTTCATAATTTGCAAGATAAATTTACCGAAGAAGAGTGGTCTGTAATTAAAAGGGGACGAAATGCTAAATCTGGTTCTGCTCCTAAAAATGCTGACTTGATTGATTATAGATATGCGACTGGATTTGAGGCATTATTAGGTTTTTTATATCTTATAGGTGATGATGAAAGAATACAAGAGATATTTGATATGATTATTAGCATGTATGCTGAAAATGAAGGATAAGGTTAATCTAAAACCTTATCCTTAACTTTAAAGTTAAATATGAAAGGAGTATTAAATTGACAACTGAATTGAAAGTAAAATTATTAAGATACACTCCTGAGCCAGAAAAGTTAGTGGCAGCGGCTGCTAAAATATGTTATTCGCCTGTTGGGATTGAAAAGATAGAAGAAAGTTTAGATGACGATAAAATAGAAAAATTTCTTGATATGCTTATGAACTTAGGACATGAATCTCCTGTAGAGCACGTAACATTTACTTTCGCAGTAGAAGGTGTAAGTAGAGTACTTACACACCAATTGGTTAGGCATAGGATAGCTTCATATTCTCAACAATCACAAAGATATGTTAAACTTGATCAGTTTGAATATATTATACCCCCTTCTATAAAAGGTAATGAAGAAGCTAAAAAAATGTTTATTAAAGCTATGGAAGATGATCAGAAATACTATAATCAATTAACAGAAGTTTTATATGAAGATATTTTGAATAAATTAATAAAGGAAGGATATCCAGAAGCTAAAGCTAGAAAAATTGCTGAAAAAAAGGCTATTGAAGATGCTCGTTACGTTTTTCCTAATGCTTGTGAAACTAAGATTGTTTTTACGATGAATGCGAGATCGCTTTTCAACTTTTTTAAACATAGATGTTGCAATAGGGCTCAATGGGAGATTAGAAACTTGGCAATAGAGATGCTAAAATTAGTTAAAGGTGTTGCGCCTACACTTTTTAAGTATTCGGGCCCTGCTTGTCTGCATAGCGATTGTCCAGAAGGTAGTATGTCATGTGGGAAAATGAAAGAGGTAAGAGAAAAATTTAAAAATCTTATACCAAAGGTTTAAGGAGTGGATAACATTGCAAAAGCAAAGCTTAATAGAAGGAAGAAATCCTGTATTAGAAGCATTAAAGTCAAATAGAAATATTGAAAAGATAATGATTGCAAAAGGTGCTGAAAAGGGTTCTGTAAAAAAGATAAAAGCAATAGCTAAGGAAAAAGGAATTGTAATACAATATGTAGATAGAAACAAGCTAGATTCTATTTCTTATGCAAATTCACATCAGGGAGTTATAGCTATAGCTTCAGCTTATGAATATAAAACGGTTGAAGATATATTAAATTATGCTAAAAATCGTAATGAAGACCCATTTATAATAATATTAGATGGAATTAAAGATCCTCATAATTTAGGAGCTATAATGAGGACTGCTGAATGTGCTGGTGTTCATGGAATTATCATACCTAAAAGAAGATCGGTCGGATTAACTCCAGTAGTCGCTAAGAGTTCTGCTGGTGCTATAGAATATTTGCCAGTAGCCAAAGTTTCTAATATTGTTTATACAATGGAAGAATTAAAAGAAAAAGGTATTTGGATATGTGCAGCAGATATGGATGGAGAATCTAATTATTATGAAAAAGATTTAAGGGGACCTTTAGCGATTGTAATAGGTAGCGAAGGAGAAGGGATGAGTCGTTTGGTTAAGGAAAAATGCGACTTTTTAGTGAAAATACCTATGAAAGGGAATGTTACCTCTCTAAATGCATCTGTTGCCGCTTCTATTTTAATTTATGAAGTATTAAAACAGAGGAGTTTGGAACGCTGATATGAAGAAAAAGTATGATGAGTATTTATTTATAGATGGATACAATATTATTAATGCATGGTCTGATTTGAAAGAGCTTAAAGACATAAGTTTAGAGGCAGCAAGAGATAAACTTATTGAAATTATGGGGGAATATCAAGAATATGCTGGAGTAAAAGTTGTGATAGTTTTTGATGCACATTTAGTTAAGGGAAGTATGAATAAAAAAGAAATAATAAA
Encoded proteins:
- the rlmB gene encoding 23S rRNA (guanosine(2251)-2'-O)-methyltransferase RlmB, which codes for MQKQSLIEGRNPVLEALKSNRNIEKIMIAKGAEKGSVKKIKAIAKEKGIVIQYVDRNKLDSISYANSHQGVIAIASAYEYKTVEDILNYAKNRNEDPFIIILDGIKDPHNLGAIMRTAECAGVHGIIIPKRRSVGLTPVVAKSSAGAIEYLPVAKVSNIVYTMEELKEKGIWICAADMDGESNYYEKDLRGPLAIVIGSEGEGMSRLVKEKCDFLVKIPMKGNVTSLNASVAASILIYEVLKQRSLER
- the cysS gene encoding cysteine--tRNA ligase, whose product is MKLYNTLTRAKDEFKPINSNKVTMYVCGPTVYNYIHVGNARPLVVFDVLRRYFEYKGYDVDYIVNFTDIDDKMIKKANEEGTTVKEVADRFINEYFIDAKGLLLKEETTSHPRATEYISDIIEFIKGLEEKGYAYSVNGNVYFDTTKMKDYGKLSKKNIEELIAGARIEVSQEKRNPTDFALWKKEKPGEPSWDSPWGKGRPGWHIECSVMARKLLGDTIDIHAGGEDLQFPHHENEIAQSESLNGKPFANYWLHNAMVNVDDQKMSKSMMNFFTVREISKEFDLEVLRFFILSAHYRSPINFSKELVKQAKNGLDRLYNGKRNLEHLMEMSKDEELLDNDKKIIQDIDRFREKFISSMEDDLNTADAISALFELVRYANTNINAESPKEVVKKAYNTLMELSGILGILSKKEEIVDEEIIKLIEERNKARKEKNYQLADKIRDELKEKGILLEDTKEGTKWRRI
- a CDS encoding Mini-ribonuclease 3, which gives rise to MKILKKVQNGGEYSNMTDDYLNIGFFRDKGWEKNKVKMLSPLQLAYIGDAIYELLIRTYLLSKKNISVNELHKEAIRYVKAKAQANIVHNLQDKFTEEEWSVIKRGRNAKSGSAPKNADLIDYRYATGFEALLGFLYLIGDDERIQEIFDMIISMYAENEG
- the thyX gene encoding FAD-dependent thymidylate synthase — translated: MKVKLLRYTPEPEKLVAAAAKICYSPVGIEKIEESLDDDKIEKFLDMLMNLGHESPVEHVTFTFAVEGVSRVLTHQLVRHRIASYSQQSQRYVKLDQFEYIIPPSIKGNEEAKKMFIKAMEDDQKYYNQLTEVLYEDILNKLIKEGYPEAKARKIAEKKAIEDARYVFPNACETKIVFTMNARSLFNFFKHRCCNRAQWEIRNLAIEMLKLVKGVAPTLFKYSGPACLHSDCPEGSMSCGKMKEVREKFKNLIPKV